One region of Oncorhynchus keta strain PuntledgeMale-10-30-2019 chromosome 24, Oket_V2, whole genome shotgun sequence genomic DNA includes:
- the LOC118402748 gene encoding myoneurin-like produces MHLFKKSAFTMNVGTYPFVVSTHAVALLRKLNFQRMEGQFCDCVIRQHLNPVKLYLAHKNVLSASSPVLASLLPSKGALLDLQFPSLSTEILGSLLEFIYTGTLPPPDQDESILSAATYLKMDELQKALIRRSTLNTSSESDCTVADIKTNLKRKCSDQQQNKKNEHSPSRCTPTPLSCEVVPVICHVSTTGKPSLLSESRPESRKLNSESDVTIKEAGGSERKVTLGHGHNLKHYGLQTDDNYEAALYESQPKQSKILSGSTCSNLQDLPMAAPEDAAYYTGRRQREMDEKSVLQSSGNAILTHTAVCSEIGEEDDTEKTTNQEFTSHFNTSSHYSRIQSCPHLDTTSKCSDNEGLTTIDQLESNKEKGSKCHPTLQFENISDADEYIPDNAIENTPKGKLKDLWSSMITSGYCSQDNETKCFQSASRLNLWTEATSYSTLNPKISEEVTSNESRCDIKGSNTNTNEMETYQGQVRYHYLAREKHHPVQSSDSDDDGLYSAMANSDLRGGLGINVKASTSDFVLLDISAKHPLAGYPDSNGSVGVPASASVQPYQCTMCDRAFSQRGSLNRHMRSHLGVRPYSCPQCPMTFSRQYRVTEHMRVHQRDCEDLQRTGPT; encoded by the exons ATGCACTTATTTAAGAAGAGTGCGTTCACGATGAAT GTGGGAACATATCCTTTCGTGGTCAGCACCCATGCTGTGGCCCTACTGAGGAAACTCAATTTTCAGAGAATGGAAGGGCAATTTTGTGACTGTGTGATTCGACAACATCTGAACCCGGTGAAACTCTATCTGGCCCACAAAAATGTCCTGTCAGCTTCTAGTCCCGTCTTGGCTTCCCTTCTCCCCAGTAAAGGTGCACTGCTGGACTTGCAGTTTCCATCCCTTTCAACTGAAATTCTGGGGTCTCTTTTGGAATTTATCTACACTGGGACTCTACCCCCACCAGATCAGGATGAATCTATTCTCTCTGCTGCTACTTATCTGAAAATGGATGAATTACAGAAGGCTTTAATAAGAAGGAGCACACTGAACACATCATCTGAGTCTGACTGCACTGTTGCAG ATATAAAAACCAATCTAAAGAGGAAATGCTCAGATCAGCAGCAAAACAAGAAGAATGAACATTCTCCATCGCGGTGCACACCAACCCCTCTAAGTTGTGAAGTCGTTCCCGTCATATGCCATGTCAGCACAACTGGAAAGCCTTCTCTATTGTCAGAATCCAGACCTGAAAGCAGAAAATTGAACAGTGAGTCTGACGTGACCATAAAGGAGGCAGGAGGCAGTGAACGAAAGGTGACACTTGGTCATGGACACAATTTAAAGCACTATGGATTACAAACGGATGATAATTATGAAGCAGCTTTATATGAGTCACAACCAAAACAAAGCAAGATTTTATCTGGCAGTACATGCTCCAATCTTCAGGATCTGCCCATGGCTGCCCCAGAGGATGCAGCATATTACACAGGAAGGCGTCAAAGGGAGATGGATGAAAAATCTGTATTACAAAGTTCTGGGAATGCCATCCTGACACACACTGCTGTATGTTCAGAAATTGGCGAGGAGGATGATACTGAAAAGACTACAAATCAGGAATTTACATCCCACTTCAATACTTCAAGTCATTACTCCAGGATTCAAAGTTGTCCTCACTTAGATACAACTTCCAAATGTAGTGATAACGAAGGGTTAACTACAATAGATCAGTTAGAGTCAAACAAAGAGAAAGGTTctaaatgccaccccacactgCAATTTGAAAATATATCAGATGCTGATGAGTATATCCCTGATAATGCCATAGAAAACACCCCTAAGGGTAAATTAAAGGATTTATGGAGTTCAATGATCACCAGTGGATATTGTTCCCAGGACAACGAAACAAAATGCTTTCAGAGTGCCTCTAGATTAAATCTATGGACTGAGGCAACGAGCTACTCTACACTAAACCCCAAAATATCTGAGGAGGTAACATCAAACGAGAGCAGATGTGATATCAAGGGCAGTAACACTAACACCAACGAAATGGAAACATATCAAGGACAAGTTCGCTATCACTATCTTGCAAGGGAAAAACATCACCCTGTACAATCCAGTGACTCGGACGACGATGGTCTGTATAGTGCCATGGCTAACTCTGACCTCCGAGGAGGCCTTGGCATAAATGTCAAAGCCAGCACCTCAGATTTCGTTTTACTGGACATTTCAGCCAAACATCCCTTGGCAGGGTACCCTGACTCCAATGGGAGTGTGGGTGTGCCTGCATCTGCCTCTGTCCAGCCTTACCAGTGCACTATGTGTGATAGGGCCTTCAGCCAGCGAGGCTCCCTCAACAGACACATGCGCTCCCACCTGGGTGTTAGGCCCTACTCTTGCCCCCAGTGTCCCATGACCTTCTCCAGACAGTACCGGGTCACTGAGCACATGCGCGTCCACCAACGGGACTGCGAGGACCTTCAGAGGACAGGCCCCACCTGA